In Aggregicoccus sp. 17bor-14, the genomic window CGCGGACTGGTGCGCGGTGGACGTGCTCGCGGACGACGGGCGCCTCGAGCGGCTCGAGGTGGCGCACGCCGACCCCGAGCGCGCGCACCTCGCCGCGCGCGTGCGGGCGCTCGCGCCCGTGGACGTAGGCGGCGCAGGCGGCGCCACGGGGCCCGGCGGCGTGGGGCACGCGGTGGACCCGGGGCACGCCGGAGCCGACGGGCGGCGAGCACCGCCGGCGCACGCGGTGCAGATGCACGCAGTGCAGGTCGTCGAGGACTTCGCGCCGCTGCTGGAGCGCGCGCTGCGCGAGGGGACGCTGGAGCCCGGGAGCGAGCGCGCGCAGCTGCTCTCGGCGCTCGCGCCGCGCTCGCTGCTGGTGGCGCCGCTGCTCAGCCGGGGCCGGCGCCTGGGCGCGCTCACGCTGCTGACGAACGCGGCGAGCGGGCGCCGCTACGGCCCTCGGGACGTGGCGCTGGGCGAGGCGCTGGCGCGGCGGGTGGCGCTCGCGCTGGACAACGCGCTGCTGCACCGCGCGGCGCAGGAGGCGCGCGAGCGCATCGAGCGGCTGCAGGCGGTGACGGCGGCGCTCTCGGAGGCGGCGAGCCCCGCGGAGGTGGCGGACGTCATCGCGAGCCAGGGCACGCTCGCGCTGGGCGCGGACGCGGGCGTGGTGATGGTGCTCTCGGGAGACGGGCGCGAGCTGCGGCTCGCGAGCGCGCGCGGCTACCCCGCCGAGGCGCTCGCGCGCTGGGGGCACCTGCCGCTGGAGCTCTCGCACCCGCTCACGGACGCGGTGCGCGCAGGCGACCCCACGCGCGTGGTGCAGCTGCCCACGCTGCTCGAGCGCGACCGGCGCTACCCGCACCTCGCCGCAGGCCCCCGCGTGCCGCACGAGGCGCTCGCCGCGGTGGCGCTGCGCGCAGGCGGCCGGGTGATGGGCGTGGTGGGGCTCTCCTTCCTCGGCCCCCGCGCGCTGCAGGCTCCCGAGCGCGAGCTGCTGCTCGCGCTCGCGCGCCAGGGTGGCCAGGCGCTGGAGCGCGCGCGCCTGTACGAGGCGGAGCGGCGCGCGCGGCGCGAGGCGCAGGAGGCGCTGCGGGCCGGCGAGGTCGCGCGCGCGCAGCTCGCGGCGAGCGAGGCGCGCTTCCGGCGCGTGGTGGACAGCGGGATGCTGGGCATCTGCTTCTGGGATGCGAGCGGGCGGGTGACGGACGCGAACGCGGTGTTCCTCTCGCTCGTGGGCCGCAGCCGCCAGGAGCTGGGGCTGCTGCGCCTGGACGCGCTCTTCCCCGAGCCGCTCGCGCACGAGGAGCTGGAGCGGCGCGGCGTGCACGCGCCCTACGAGACGGAGCTCGCGCGCGCGGACGGCGCGCGGGTGCCGGTGCTGATGGGCGGGGCGCGGCTCTCGCCCGGCGGCGCGGGCGTCTCCTTCGTGCTGGACGTGACCGAGCGCCACCGCGCCGAGGCCGAGCGCGCGGACACGCTGAGCCTGCTGGGCTCGCTGCTGGCCACCGCGCCCGTGGGGCTGTGCTTCGTGGACCGCTCGCTGCGCTTCACGCACGTGAACGAGAGCCTCGCCGCGCTCACCCACGCGCCGGTGGAGGCGCACCTCGGGCGCAGCGTCTCGGACGTGGCGCCCGCGGCGCTCGCGCTCGCGCTGCAGGGGAGCTTTCGCCGGGTGTTCGCGGAAGGGGTGGCGCTGCCGGAGCAGGAGCTGGCGGCGCCGCGCGCGGACGGCAGCCCCGGCCACTTCCAGGCCAGCTTCTACCCGGTGCTGGACCGCACGGGGCAGGTGGCGCTGGCGGGCGCGGTGCTGGTGGACCTCACCGAGCGCAAGCACGCGGAGGAGCAGCTGGAGGAGGCGGCGGAGTTCCGCGAGCGCTTCCTGGGCATCGTGAGCCACGACCTGCGCACGCCCCTGCAGGCGAGCATGCTCGCGGCGAGCCTGCTGCTGCGCGCGGAGGACCTGCCGGAGCGCCACCAGAAGCTCGCGCGCCGCATCGCCACGAGCACCGAGCGCATGGGGCGGATGATCTCCGAGCTGCTCGACTTCACGCGCTCGCGCCTGGGCGGCGGCATCCCGGTGGAGCGGCGCGCGGTGGACCTGGCGGGCCTGTGCCAGGAGGTGCTGGACGAGGTGGGGCTGGGCGCGGGCGAGGGGCAGCTGCAGCTCATCTTGGAGGGCAACGAGGGCGAGGGCCCCTGCACGGGCGAGTGGGACCCGGGCCGCATCGCGCAGGTGGTGCAGAACCTGGTGACCAACGCGCTGAAGCACGGCGCGCCGGGGGCCCCCGTCACGCTGCGCCTGGTGGGCGAGGCCGAGGGGGTGCGCCTGAGCGTGCACAACCGCGGCGCCCCCATCCCGCCCACCCTGCTGCCCGAGCTCTTCAACCCCTTCCGCCGCGGCGCGCGCCGCAGCGCCGCCAGCGGCGCGAGCGAGGGGCTGGGGCTGGGGCTGTACATCGCGCGCGCGGTGCTCGCCGCCCACGGGGGCCACATCGAGGCCCACTCGAGCGCCGAGGAGGGCACCACCTTCCAGGTGTACCTGCCCCGTGGGCCAGGGTGAGCGTCCGCGCGAGGACAGTAGAGTGCGTCCAGAGGGTCGGCGCTCCCGGATCTCCCGGCTAGCCTGCACCCCCGCGCGCGGGCCCTCGGCACCGCGACCTCCCGCCGGTGAGGCACACATGAGGTGTGGATGAGCGAGCGCCGTTCGCGTCCGGGCCGCAAGGGCAGCGTGCACCGCTGGCGCACGCGCAGCCCCGACTCCGGGCACGACTCGAGCCCGGACGCGCTGCCGGCGGCCGCTCCGCGCGAGGCGCCTCCGGCCGCGGACGGGGGCGCTGCACCCGAGCGCGTCCCTGCGCCTGGCCGTGCTGCGGCAAAGCGCAGCGCTTCGGCAGACCGCAGCGCTTCGGCAGACCGCAGGGCTTCGACAGAGCGCAGCGCTTCGGCAGACCGCAGGGCTTCGACAGAGCGCAGCGCCGCACCTGCGCGCGCGGCCGGGGAGGAGCGCGGGAGCTCGGCCGCAGGCGCGGCGAGCGCAGCCCCCGCGCAGCTCGCCGGGCTGCTCGCGGACAGTGTCGCGGATGCGCTCTTCATGCTGGATGCGCGCGGGCACGTGACGTGGATGAACGCCTCCGCCGAGCGGCTCTTCGGCTGGCGCCACGCGGAGCTCGCCGGGCGCACGCTGCACGAGGCAGTGCACGCGCGGCGTCCGGACGGGCGCCCCTTCCCCGCGCGCGAGTGCCCGCTGGGCCGCGTGGTGGTGACGGGCGAGACGGTGCAGCACCACGAGGACACCTTCTTCCACCGCGACGGCACGCCCGTGCCGGTGCTCTGCAGCAACGCGCCGGTGCGGGTGGACGGGCAGCTCGCGGGGGCGGCGCTCTCCATCCACGACCTGCGGCTGCGGCGCGCGGCGAGCGAGGCGGCGCGCCAGCGCGCCGCGCTCGAGCAGCAGCTGGTGGGCATCGTGAGCCACGACCTGCGCAACCCGCTCAACGCCATCGCGCTCTCGGTGCAGACGCTGCTGCGCCGCCCCGGAGCGCTCGAGCGCGAGCTGGGGCTGCTGCGGCGCATCTCGGACGCGGCGGCGCGCGCGAACCGGATGATCCACGGCCTGCTGGACTTCACGCAGGCGCGGCTCGGCGGTGCGCTGCCGGTGCACCCGCGCAGCTGCGACCTGCACGCGCTCGCGCGCCAGGGCGTGGAGGAGCTGCAGGCGGCGCATCCCGGTCGCACCCTGCAGCTGAGCTGCGAGGGAGATGCGCGCGGGCGCTGGGACCCGGACCGCCTGGGGCAGCTGGTGGGGAACCTGGTGGGCAACGCCCTGCAGTACAGCCCGGCGAGCGCGCCGGTGCGGGTGGTCACGCGCGCGCTGTCGGCAGAGGCGGGCGACGGCGTGGAGCTGAGCGTGCACAACACCGGCGAGCCCATCCCGGAGGCCCTGCTGCCCCACCTCTTCGAGCCGCTCACGCGCGGCGAGGGGGCCGCGCGCCGCAACGGCAGCATCGGGCTCGGGCTCTTCATCGTGCACCACATCGTGCAGGCGCACGGCGGGCGCATCGAGGTGCAGTCCACGCGCGAGGACGGCACCTGCTTCCGCGTGTGGCTGCCGCGCGAGGGTGCGAAGCCCGCGGCGTAGGCGTCATCTTGGCGCCTGGGCGAGCACGTCTCCCACGCTCGGAGGAGAAGCCGGACGGGACGGGCTCCTCTCGTGGGCGCCGAGCGCGCGCGGGCGTCGGCCTGCGCGGCGCTCCGGGGATTCGCAGGAGCAAACTCACGTGCGGCGGGAGCGACGAGGCCTCTCGCTCTTCACGCGCTTCGGTCACCGAAGTGCACGCGCGTGCGGGTTCGGCGGGGGCAGGTCCGTGCGCACCTGTTCTGAGATGTCGGGGGTTTTGCTGAACAATTTTCAGAGCTCGAGCGGTCCGCGGGCACAACGGGCGACCCCCGGAGGAAGCCTCACCGCGGGCCTCGGTCGGGCCCCTCGATGCGCAGACGGAGCGAGGCGCGCGCTACCCTGCGCTGCCCCGGGCGTCCGGGCGCAGGTGCGCAACCAGATTCAACGCTCCTTCTGGTGCGGACCTCGTCCCAGCCGCGAGGCCTCGAACCGGTAAGGCTTACCGGAAAACCCCCGACATCTCAGAACAGGAGCGCGCGACTCTGCTCCGGGAAGGGGTGCCCTTCGGGGGCGCAGCTCGGTGCGGTGCTGTGTACAAACCTCGGGACTTTCGAAATCTCCCGAGGTTTGTACACAGCAGCGCGCAGCACTCCATCCGACACCCCTCTCCTCTCCTGCGCTTCCCCGGAGCGCTGCGCAGGGCGGCGCCAGCGCGCGCTCGGCGCAGGCGACAGGTGCCCGTCCCGTGCCGGCTTCCCCACAGAGCCGATGCGCGCGGGGCACAGCGGGAGCGCACTTCCCTCACCCCGACCTTTTCCCAGCGGGAGAGGGAGCACGCGTCAGTGCAGGGTGGTGCTCGGGGTGGGCGCCTCGTGATCACTGCTGCGCCGGCCGCTGCTCCGGTGCGCCTCGGGCACTTCGATCAACGAGAGCCCCACGCCGCGCACGTGCCCGCCGTCGGTGAGCAGCGGGAAGTAGCTCGCCTGCACCTCGCGCACGGCGCCGGAGCCGGGTGGGTGCTCGAACGCGAGCGGCACGCCGCCCAGCGCGCGCCCCGTGGCGATGACGTGCTGCGCGTGCACCTGCAGGTAGGGCGCGAGCTCGGGCGCGAGCTGCGCGAGCGGCGCGCCGCCCAGCGCGCGCTCCTCCGCCACGTCCAGCAGCCGCGCGAGCGCGGGGTTGAGCTGCACCAGCCGCATGTCGGGCGAGAGCACGCCGAGCGCCACTGGCGCCGCGGAGACGAGCGCCCCGGCGAGCGCCGGCTCGCCGACGCCCACGTCCCCGTCCGTCTCCGTGCTGCCGCTGCCCACCGCTCCCACCGCGCGCTCCATCACGCTGCGCTCGCGATCGCGCAGCAGCGCCCGGTGCTCCTCGAGCCTTCGCGCCTGCAGGTAGAGGTCCACGAACACCGCCACCTTCGTGCGCAGGATGTCCGGGTCGTAGGGCTTCACGATGTAGTCGGCCGCGCCGCGCGCGTAGCCCTCGCGCACCAGGGCCTGCTCGCTGGAGAAGGCGGTGATGAAGAGCAGGGGCAGGTGGCGCGTGCGCTCGCGGGCGCGGATGAGCTTCGCCGTCTCGAAGCCGTCCAGCCCCGGCATCTGCACGTCCAGCAGCACGCAGGCGAAGTCCTCGCGCAGCAGCGCCGCGAGCGCCTCGCGGCCGCTCTGCGCGCGCACGAGGCGCTGGCCGAGCGGTTCCAGCACCGCCTCGAGCGCGAGCAGGTTCGCGGGAATGTCGTCCACGAGCAGCACGCTGGCCTGGGCCGGAGAGTCCATGCCCTTCAACCTAGTCAGCCTCGCAACGCGGGCTCCGCGCGCCTGCCCGGCTGCCCTCCGGCCGGAGGAGCCCCGTGCGGTTGAAGGTGCGACAAAGGCCACCGTCCGTGGGCGCAAGGGGGATAGACGCGACCCCCATGACTTCATCTCCCCCCCGCCCCATCCTCGTCGTCGAGGACGAGCACGACATCCGCGAGGCGGTGAGCGACCTGCTGCAGATGGAGGGCTACGCCGTGGAGACGGCGTGCAACGGCCAGGAGGCGCTCGAGCTGCTCGAGCGGCCGGCGGACCCCTGCCTCATCCTGCTGGACGTGATGATGCCGGTGATGGACGGGCACGCCTTCATGGCCCGCCTGCGGGCGCACGAGCGCCACGCGCGCATCCCGGTGGTCATCACCAGCGCGAGCCCCCAGGTGCCCGAGGGCGCGCGCGCGCACCTGCGCAAGCCCTACGAGCTGCACCGGCTGCTGGACGTGATCGCCGAGCACCGCACGGAGTCCCACACCTGAAGCCCGTCCTCGATGCTGGGGAAGCCGCCGCCCGATGAAGGACCTCGCCCACCAGAGCTCCGCCACCGTGCTGGTGGTGGATGACCAGGAGCCCAAGCGCTACGTCATCGCACGCGCGCTGCGGGCCGAGGGCTACCACGTGGTGGAGGCGGCGGGCGGCCGGGAGGCGCTGCGGCTCGCCCAGGGCGGCGAGCCGGGGCTCACCTTCGACCTCGTCGTGCTGGACGTGCACCTGCCGGACCTGGACGGCTTCGAGGTGCTCGCGCAGCTCAAGGCGCACCCGCTCACGCGCGCGCTGCCCGTGCTGCAGGTGTCCGCGAGCGCGATGGACCCGCACGAGCGCGTGCGGGGGCTGGAGAGCGGGGCCTCGGGCTACCTCGCGAGCCCGCACGACCCGGAGCTGGTGGCCACGGTGCGCGCGCTGCTGCGCGACCAGGGGCAGCGCACCGAGCGCGCGCGGGAGCTCGCGGCGGCCACGCGCGGGGCCCAGGTGGCGCAGGCGCGCGAGCAGCGCAGCCAGCAGCTCTTGCACGAGACCGAGGCGATCATCGAGAGCCTGCCGGACGGGGTCTTCGTGGGCACGCGCGAGGGGCTCACCCGGGTGAACAGCGTGGGCGCGCGCCTGCTGGGCTTCGACAGCCCGCGCCAGGCGCTGCTGGACCTGGACAGCCTGCGCCTGCGCCTGCACCCGCGCGACTGGGCGAGCGGCCAGCCCCTCGCGCCCGCGGAGCACCCCTTCGCGCTCGCGCTCGAGGGGGACACCTGCGTGCGCGAGTGCGTGCTGCGCAACGTGCGCACGGGCAAGGACCTGGTGGCGCGCGTCACCGCGGCGCCCATCCGCGAGGGCGACGAGGTGGTGGGCGCGGTGGCCACGCTCACGGACATCACCGAGGCGAAGCGCGCCGAGCGCGAGCTGCGCGACGCGGCGGAGTTCCGCGAGCGGCTGCTGGGCATCGTGAGCCACGACCTGCGTAACCCCCTGCAGGCCATCTCCATGAGCGCGCAGGTGCTGCTGCGCGGGGTGGAGGGGCCGGCCGGAGCCCTGCCCGAGCCGGCGCTGCGCGCGGCGGGGCGCATCGCGGCGAGCAGCGAGCGCATGGCGCGCATGATCAGCCAGCTGCTGGACTTCACCCGCGGGCGGCTCGGCGGGGGCATCCCCATCCAGCGCGAGCCCGCCGACCTGCTGCTCCTGTGCGAGCAGACGGTGCGCGAGCTGGAGCTGGGCCACCCCGGGCGCACGCTTCGCTACGAGGCGCGCTGCGACTGCCGCGGCGAGTGGGACCCGGGGCGCATCGCGCAGGTGCTCGGCAACCTGGTGGGCAACGCCCTGCGCTACAGCCCGCCCGAGGAGCCGGTGACCATCACGCTGGAGGGCACGGACACGGACGTGCTGCTCCGCGTGCACAACCGCGGGCCCGCCATCCCGCCCGCCCTGCAGCCCGAGCTCTTCGACGCCTTCCGCCGCGGCGCGGGCGGCGCCGGCAGTGGCACGGCGCGCAGCGAGGGCCTGGGCCTCGGGCTCTACATCGTTCGCCAGGTGGTGCTCGCGCACGGGGGCGCCATCGACCTGACCTCTTCCGAGCCCGAGGGCACCACCTTCCTCGTCACCCTGCCGCGCCACGCGCCGCCGGGCCCCTCCCAGGCCTAGCGACCGGGAGAGCGTCCACCACTGGACACATCCGGACTCCCTGTGCCGCCGTACCATCGCTCCGGGTGCGGGGGATGTTCACCCCCGGATGGCCCGGGGATGGAAAGCGATCCAGCCCCTCGTTAAACCACGCGTTTGCCGCACCATCCCGGAGCCCTCATCTCGTCCCTGCACCGTTCCATGTCCCCCTCATCCGAGCCCGACTCCGAGTTCGCCTCCGGCCCTGCTGCGTCCAGCGCCCCGTCTCCGCGTGACGCGCACGTGGCGGCGCTGCTCGAGCGCTACCTCGCGGCCCAGCTCAAGGGCCAGCGCCAGGAGGCGATGCGCCTGGTGCTCGAGGACGGCGTGGGCGCGGGCCTGAGCGTGGCGGACCTGCAGCTGCGGGTCATCGGCCCGGCGCAGCAGGAGATCGGCCGGCTCTGGCAGGAGAACCGCATCACGGTGGCGCAGGAGCACCTGGCCACGGCCATCAGCCAGCTGGTGCTCGCCCAGCTCTACCGCCACCTGCCGCGCGACCCGCCCAACGGCAAGCGCGTGACGGTGGCGTGCGTGGAGGGGGAGCTGCACGAGGTGGGCGCGCGCATGGCGAGCGACTTCCTGGAGATGAGCGGCTTCGACGTGGAGTTCCTCGGCGCCAACGTGCCCACCGACAGCCTGGTGCGGTGGGTGGAGGACGCGAAGCCGGACCTGCTCTGCCTCTCGGCCACCATGAGCTTCCACCTGGCGGCGCTGCAGGAGGCGATCGAGCGCGTGCGCACCATCGCGCCGCACCTGCCCATCGCGGTGGGCGGCCACGCCTTCGAGTGGGCGCGGGGGCTGGAGGACAAGCTCGGCGTCACCTTCTACGGCAAGGACGCGCGCGCGCTGGTGGCCGGCGCCTGCAAGGAGCTGGGCGTATGACGCCGCAGCCCGAGCTCGCGCGCCGCATCGAGGCGCGCACGCAGGCGCTCGCGTTCGAGAGCGTGCAGCCCTTCCACCAGGACCCCTTCTGGTACGCGCGCTACGGCGAGGCGCGCACGCGCAAGTTCGGCGACGAGGACGCCGTCTTCCACGTGCGCTACCTCGTGCAGGCGCTCGCCCAGGGCGCCCCCAGCGTGATGGAGGGCTACGCGCGCTGGCTGCGCACGCTGCTCGTCTCCCACGGCATGTGCACGCGCCACCTCGCCCAGCACTTCGCCTGGCTGCAGGAGGCGCTCGCGCGCGGAGGCCTGAGCACCCCCGAGGTGCGCACCGTGCTGGCGAGCGCCCACGAGGCGCTCGTCCACCGCGAGGGCAGCGCGGGCACACTCGCCTCGCAGGCGGACGCGCTCTCGCAGCGCGCCGCGCGCGCGCTGGGCCAGGCGGGGAGCACCCCGCTGCAGGCGGAGCTGGGCCTGCAGCTGTGCTACCTGGCGGACGCGCTCGCCCTCAAGCGCCCCGAGCTCTTCGTGCAGCACGCCCGCTTCTACGCCGGCTTCTGGCCGCGCCGCGCCCAGGCGCTGCCCGGCACCCTGACCTATCCGCAGGTGTTGCGCGCACTGCAGGACGCGCTAGACACGCTGCCCCCCGCCCCCCTCGCCGAGGCCCGCCCGCTGCTGGCCCAGGCGCTGGACGCGGTGCAGAGGACCCCCTGACCATGCGTCTCCAAGATCCCTCTCCTCCTCCCATGGAGCTGCTCACGCAGGCCGTCGGCGCGCTCAGCCGCGAGCTCGCGCTGGTGTGCGCCGCGGACGGCACGGTGACGTGGGCGGACGCGCGCGCCGCCGCCCTGCTCGGGCTCACCCTGGGCGAGCCGCTCGAGAAGCTCGCCCCCGAGGACCAGCGCCCGAAGCTGCGCACCTTCCTCGCCAAGGCGGCCGCGGGCCAGCTGGGCACCGAGGCCGGCGAGTCCGCCGAGTCCGCCGAGACCTCCGAGCCGTGGGAGCTGAACCTGTGCGTGAAGGACCGGCCCACCTGCCTCGCCTTCCGCGCGAGCAGGCTGTCACGCGCCCAGCACGGCGACGGCCACAGCGTGCTGCTGGTGGGCAGCCTCGTGCCCTCGGACTACGGCAACGTGCTCGAGCAGGTGAACGAGAACCTGCAGGAGCTCGCGAACCTGCACCGCCAGAGCGAGCGCCAGCAGCGCGAGCTCACCCGGCGCGCGGACGAGCTGCAGCGGCTCAACGCCGAGCTCGCCGAGAGCAACAAGGGCGTGCGCAGCCTGCACGCCGCGCTGGACGAGAAGGCGGAGACCCTGCAGCGCACCGCGGAGGTGAAGAGCCGCGTGGTGGCCAACGTGAGCCACGAGTTCCGCACCCCGCTGCACTCCATCCTGGGCCTGGCGAAGCTCTTGCTCAACCCGGGCAACGGCGTGCTGAGCAACGAGCAGGAGAAGCAGGTGCAGTTCATCCGCAACAGCGCGGAGAGCCTCTACGAGCTGGTGAACGACCTGCTCGACCTCTCCAAGGCGGAGAGCGGCAAGGCGGTGCTGCGGCCCAAGAAGTTCCTCCTCTCCGAGGAGCTGCTGGCGCTGCGCGGGATGATGCGCCCGGTGCTGCCGGAGGGCAGCGCGGTGGAGCTCAAGGTGGAGATCCCCGAGGAGCCGCTGGAGCTGGAGACGGACGAGGCGAAGCTCTCGCAGATCCTGCGCAACCTGGTCTCCAACGCGGCCAAGTTCACCGAGAAGGGCAGCATCACGGTGGCGGCCGAGCGCGCGGACCGCGACGTGGTGCTCTTCCACGTGCGCGACACGGGCATCGGCATCTCGCCCGAGCACCACGAGCGCATCTTCGAGGAGTTCGCGCAGGTGGAGAGCCCGCTGCAGTCGAAGGTGAAGGGCACGGGGCTGGGGCTCGCGCTCGCGCGCAAGCTCGCGGAGGTCCTGGGCGGCACGCTCACCGTGCAGAGCGCGGTGGGGGTGGGAAGCACCTTCACCGTGGCCATCCCCCGGGTGCACCCGGAGGTGGCGGAGATGGCGGGCCTCAGCGAGCGCGCCGAGCGGCTGGACCCCACGCGCGCCCCCGTGCTGGTGCTCGAGGACGACCGCCAGACGCTGTTCCTCTACGAGAAGTACCTGCAGCGCTCGGGCTTCCAGGTGGTGCCGGTGCGCACCGTGGAGGACGCGCGCGCCGCCATGCAGCGCATCCGCCCGGCCGCCGTGGTGCTGGACGTGATGCTCGAGGGCGAGACGAGCTGGGGCTTCCTCGCGGAGCTGAAGCAGGGCGAGACCACGCGCGACATCCCCGTGCTCGTGGTCACCATCACCGACCGCGAGCAGAAGGCGCGCGCCCTGGGCGCGGACGAGTTCTGGCTCAAGCCGGTGGAGGGCAAGAAGCTGCTCAGCAAGCTCACCGCGCTCGCCAAGGTGGGCCCGGTGGAGAAGGTGCTCATCATCGACGACGACGAGGTGCACCGCTACCTGCTGCGCCAGGTGCTGCGCGGCACCCCGTACGCGCTGATGGAGGCGGCCACGGGCCCCGAGGGCGTGCGGCTCGCGCGCGAGGAGGCCCCCCACCTCATCTTCCTGGACTTCGTGCTCGGCGAGCACACCGCCTTCGACGTGCTGGACGACCTCAAGGCGGACCCGCGCACGCGCGACATCCCGGTCATCCTGCACACCAGCCACCAGCTCGCCGAGGACGAGCAGGCGCGGCTCAAGCAGGAGACGGCCGCCATCCTCTCCAAGCACACCCTGAGCAAGGAGGTGGCCATCAGCCGCATCCGCGACGCCCTCAACAAGGCCGGCCTCGGCACCCAGCAGCTGCACGGCGCGCAGCACGGCTCGATGGAGGTGCACCGTGGTTGAGCAGCCCACCGTCGCCACCATCCTCAACGTCAACGACGACGAGGCCAACCGCTACATGGTGGGCCGCATGCTGCAGATGGCCGGCTACCGGGTCATCGAGGCGGGCACCGGCCTGGAGGCGCTGCAGAAGGCGCAGACCAAGCCGGACGTCATCATCCTGGACATCAAGCTGCCGGACCTGAGCGGCTACGAGGTGTGCGCGCGCCTGCGGGCCAACCCGGACACCGCGAGCATCGCGGTGCTGCACACCAGCGCCACCTTCGTCACCCCGGACAAGAAGGCCAAGGGCCTGGACGGCGGCGCGGACGCGTACCTCACCCAGCCCTTCGAGGCGACGGAGCTGGTGGCCACGGTGCGCTCGCTCATCCGCCTGCGCCACGCCGAGCGCGAGATGCGCCGCAAGGCGGAGGAGCTCGCGGAGGCGGACAAGCGCAAGGACGAGTTCCTCGCGATGCTCGCGCACGAGCTGCGCAACCCGCTCGCCGCCATCACCACCGCGGTGGGCATCCTGGACCGCCGCCCCGCGCCGGACGAGAAGGAGGCGCGCATGCGCGGCATCATCCAGCGCCAGGCGCGCCACCTGAGCCGGCTCGTGGACGACCTGCTGGACGTCAGCCGCATCACCCAGGGCAAGGTGGAGCTGCGCCGCGAGCGCTGCGACCTGCGCGCGCTGCTCGAGCACGCGCTCACCACCGAGCGTCCCCTGATGGAGGCGCGCGGCCTCACGCTCGAGGTGGACCTGCCGCAGCGCCCGCTGTGGATGGAGGCGGACTGCACGCGGCTCGAGCAGGTGTTCGTGAACCTGCTGGACAACGCGGCCAAGTACACGGACGGCGGCGGCTGCGTGAAGGTGAGCGTGGCGGTGGAGCGGGTCGCCGCGGACGCGCTCGCCGTGGTGCGGGTGAAGGACAGCGGCATCGGCATCCCGCCCGAGGCGCTCGCCCGCGTGTTCGACCTCTTCGCCCAGGTGGACACCACCCTGGAGCGCAGCCGCGGCGGCCTGGGCATCGGCCTCACCCTGGTGCGCAGCCTCGTGCAGATGCACGGGGGCCGGGTGAGCGCGCTGAGCGAGGGGCTGGGCTACGGCAGCGAGTTCGTGGTGCGCCTGCCGCTGCTGCCCGCGGTGGAGGCGGCGCTGCCCATGGCCGCGAGCGCGGGCACGCGCACCGAGCCGCGGCGCATCCTCGTGGTGGAGGACAACCCGGATGCGCGCGCGAGCCTGCGCGAGCTGCTCGAGCTGTGGGGCCACAGCGTGGAGACCGCGCCGGACGGGCTGCAGGGGCTCTCCGCCGCCGTCAGCTCGCGCCCGGACGTGGCGCTGGTGGACATCGGGCTGCCGGGGCTGGACGGCTACCGGCTCGCGAGCGAGCTGCGCGCGCGCGCCGGCCAGGACATCCGCCTGGTGGCCATCACCGGCTACGGCGGGCCCGAGGGCCACAACCGCGCGCTCGCCGCCGGCTTCGACGTGCACCTGGTGAAGCCGGTGCAGCCGGACGAGCTCGCGCGCACGCTCGCGGCGCTGCCGGTCGCCCCCGCGAAGGACTCCTCCGCGGCGTGAAGGGTCCCCTCTCCCCCTGGGAGAGGGTCAGGGTGAGGGATGACCTTCGCAGACCTCATCGAAGCCCAGCAGGAGCGCCTCATCGAGCGGTGGCTCGAGCAGGTGCGCCCCTTCGCCCCGCGCGAGGGCCTCACCCGCGAGCAGCGGGTGGACTCGCTGCCCCGCTTCCTCGCCGAGCTCGCGCACGCGCTCCGCGACCCGGCGCAGGAGGGGGAGCCTCCCGACTGCGACACCATCTCCCGCGCGCACGGCGCGCAGCGCCATGCGCTGGGCTACACGACGAGCGCGGTGGCCCACGAGTACCCGCTGCTCCAGGAGACCCTGCTGCAGGGGGCGATGGAGGCGGGGGTGACGGTGCAGGCCCGCGAGGCCATCCTGCTCGCGCGCTGCATGGGGGTGGCCGCCGCCGAGGCGCTCAGCCACTTCGTCTCCGAGCAGGAGCGCGGGCTGCGCGGCGAGTCGGTGGCCGCGCGCCAGCGTGCGGCGCGGGACCAGGCGGCGGAGGCCCGGGCGCGCGAGAGCGAGGCGCGGCTGCGGGCGGTGCTGGACG contains:
- a CDS encoding ATP-binding protein produces the protein MKDLAHQSSATVLVVDDQEPKRYVIARALRAEGYHVVEAAGGREALRLAQGGEPGLTFDLVVLDVHLPDLDGFEVLAQLKAHPLTRALPVLQVSASAMDPHERVRGLESGASGYLASPHDPELVATVRALLRDQGQRTERARELAAATRGAQVAQAREQRSQQLLHETEAIIESLPDGVFVGTREGLTRVNSVGARLLGFDSPRQALLDLDSLRLRLHPRDWASGQPLAPAEHPFALALEGDTCVRECVLRNVRTGKDLVARVTAAPIREGDEVVGAVATLTDITEAKRAERELRDAAEFRERLLGIVSHDLRNPLQAISMSAQVLLRGVEGPAGALPEPALRAAGRIAASSERMARMISQLLDFTRGRLGGGIPIQREPADLLLLCEQTVRELELGHPGRTLRYEARCDCRGEWDPGRIAQVLGNLVGNALRYSPPEEPVTITLEGTDTDVLLRVHNRGPAIPPALQPELFDAFRRGAGGAGSGTARSEGLGLGLYIVRQVVLAHGGAIDLTSSEPEGTTFLVTLPRHAPPGPSQA
- a CDS encoding response regulator; translation: MVEQPTVATILNVNDDEANRYMVGRMLQMAGYRVIEAGTGLEALQKAQTKPDVIILDIKLPDLSGYEVCARLRANPDTASIAVLHTSATFVTPDKKAKGLDGGADAYLTQPFEATELVATVRSLIRLRHAEREMRRKAEELAEADKRKDEFLAMLAHELRNPLAAITTAVGILDRRPAPDEKEARMRGIIQRQARHLSRLVDDLLDVSRITQGKVELRRERCDLRALLEHALTTERPLMEARGLTLEVDLPQRPLWMEADCTRLEQVFVNLLDNAAKYTDGGGCVKVSVAVERVAADALAVVRVKDSGIGIPPEALARVFDLFAQVDTTLERSRGGLGIGLTLVRSLVQMHGGRVSALSEGLGYGSEFVVRLPLLPAVEAALPMAASAGTRTEPRRILVVEDNPDARASLRELLELWGHSVETAPDGLQGLSAAVSSRPDVALVDIGLPGLDGYRLASELRARAGQDIRLVAITGYGGPEGHNRALAAGFDVHLVKPVQPDELARTLAALPVAPAKDSSAA
- a CDS encoding ATP-binding protein; protein product: MRLQDPSPPPMELLTQAVGALSRELALVCAADGTVTWADARAAALLGLTLGEPLEKLAPEDQRPKLRTFLAKAAAGQLGTEAGESAESAETSEPWELNLCVKDRPTCLAFRASRLSRAQHGDGHSVLLVGSLVPSDYGNVLEQVNENLQELANLHRQSERQQRELTRRADELQRLNAELAESNKGVRSLHAALDEKAETLQRTAEVKSRVVANVSHEFRTPLHSILGLAKLLLNPGNGVLSNEQEKQVQFIRNSAESLYELVNDLLDLSKAESGKAVLRPKKFLLSEELLALRGMMRPVLPEGSAVELKVEIPEEPLELETDEAKLSQILRNLVSNAAKFTEKGSITVAAERADRDVVLFHVRDTGIGISPEHHERIFEEFAQVESPLQSKVKGTGLGLALARKLAEVLGGTLTVQSAVGVGSTFTVAIPRVHPEVAEMAGLSERAERLDPTRAPVLVLEDDRQTLFLYEKYLQRSGFQVVPVRTVEDARAAMQRIRPAAVVLDVMLEGETSWGFLAELKQGETTRDIPVLVVTITDREQKARALGADEFWLKPVEGKKLLSKLTALAKVGPVEKVLIIDDDEVHRYLLRQVLRGTPYALMEAATGPEGVRLAREEAPHLIFLDFVLGEHTAFDVLDDLKADPRTRDIPVILHTSHQLAEDEQARLKQETAAILSKHTLSKEVAISRIRDALNKAGLGTQQLHGAQHGSMEVHRG
- a CDS encoding B12-binding domain-containing protein; protein product: MSPSSEPDSEFASGPAASSAPSPRDAHVAALLERYLAAQLKGQRQEAMRLVLEDGVGAGLSVADLQLRVIGPAQQEIGRLWQENRITVAQEHLATAISQLVLAQLYRHLPRDPPNGKRVTVACVEGELHEVGARMASDFLEMSGFDVEFLGANVPTDSLVRWVEDAKPDLLCLSATMSFHLAALQEAIERVRTIAPHLPIAVGGHAFEWARGLEDKLGVTFYGKDARALVAGACKELGV